The Humulus lupulus chromosome 4, drHumLupu1.1, whole genome shotgun sequence genome has a window encoding:
- the LOC133832401 gene encoding glutenin, low molecular weight subunit-like, protein MDRQQRDVNVALEAAIQLARGQPAPASQPDQPPITHPQQNPHSEHPQYHHNPPQPRNPQGPEQPPVAQQERPVQNPEQQPPSRVDRDNSQQQRQNRVEQLPRSPRCQTAEEKNPPSMGQRPSGDRRQADSGFAVKGPPRHSNVRGPTNQLRPPCLSRHTSGERGKQCEQEVAHS, encoded by the coding sequence ATGGACCGCCAACAGAGGGATGTCAATGTGGCCTTAGAAGCGGCCATTCAATTGGCACGAGGACAACCTGCACCTGCCtcccaaccggatcagccacccatCACTCACCCTCAACAAAATCCACATTCAGAGCATCCCCAGTATCACCATaatccaccacaaccaaggaatcctcaaggaccGGAGCAACCTCCAGTTGCTCAACAGGAAAGACCAGTCCaaaatcctgagcagcaaccaccctctcgaGTTGATCGAGATAACTCtcagcagcaaaggcagaatagggtcgagcagCTTCCCAGAAGCCCTAGATGCCAGACAGCTGAGGAGAAAAACCCTCCTAGCATGGGACAACGTCCCTCAGGAGACAGAAGACAGGCGGATTCAGGCTTTGCGGTCAAaggtcccccacgacatagtaATGTCAGAGGACCTACCAACCAACTTAGGCCCCCTTGTCTATCGAGACATACCAGCGGGGAGAGAGGGAAACAGTGCGAACAGGAGGTTGCACACTCATAG
- the LOC133832402 gene encoding uncharacterized protein LOC133832402, with the protein MDRLFWRNVRGLNKTNKQNDVMRMISNKRIGFVSLLETRVKVSKMGTLYLNMFQGWCFTCNLANHPNGWIVVAWNPNSFMVDIRGSSSQWMHFLVQIKHGIQFAVTVVYSLNDMNGRERLWEDMKNIGSITSCPWMIMGDFNSVLFPSDRLHYRGNGAEMVPFQSCVEKCGLIDMKFTGNFFTWNNKQEGSSRVYAKLDRVLVNDHWLENFSNAEAIFFPEGDFDHSPCLVTFSSECEIRKPFRYFNFWSSHKDFLNKVSLCWNEEITGTPMFCLISKLKKLRGVLTKLNKEGKGDVFVKDAKTFQKLLGIQGKINDSPGNTQLMNEEISCRVEYHLERVIQVFNDYYSELFGSVSNGRKAVLDRVVKAGKLVSEHQADFLLKQYTKEEVKDALFSIPDEKAPGPDGYSSAFFKHTWLITGQDVIKAVLSFLHSGKLIKELNTTNITLIPKSSCPKNVSDYRPISCCNVVYKIATKLICSRLRVILPTIISDSQSGFVQGRNIAHNIMICQDLVKGYGRKSTSSSCMIKIDHQKAHDTLDWNFCKK; encoded by the exons ATGGATAGATTGTTTTGGAGGAATGTTAGGGGACTTAACAAAACTAACAAGCAAAATGATGTCATGAGAATGATATCCAATAAACGAATTGGTTTTGTTAGTCTCCTAGAAACAAGGGTTAAGGTTTCTAAAATGGGAACCTTATACCTTAATATGTTTCAAGGTTGGTGTTTCACTTGCAATTTAGCTAATCATCCTAATGGTTGGATTGTTGTAGCTTGGAATCCGAATAGTTTTATGGTGGATATTCGGGGTAGCTCAAGTCAATGGATGCACTTTCTAGTTCAGATTAAGCATGGAATCCAGTTTGCAGTCACTGTGGTTTATTCTTTAAATGATATGAATGGTAGAGAAAGGCTTTGGGAGGATATGAAGAACATAGGTAGTATCACTAGTTGTCCTTGGATGATAATGGGGGATTTTAACTCTgttttatttccttcagataggTTACACTATAGAGGAAATGGAGCTGAAATGGTCCCGTTTCAAAGCTGTGTGGAGAAGTGTGGCCTAATAGATATGAAATTTACTGGGAACTTTTTTACTTGGAATAATAAGCAAGAGGGTAGTTCTCGTGTGTATGCAAAGCTTGACAGAGTGTTGGTAAATGATCATTGGCTAGAAAATTTTTCAAATGCTGAGGCTATATTTTTTCCTGAAggggattttgaccatagtcCTTGTTTGGTGACGTTTTCTTCAGAGTGTGAGATCCGGAAACCCTTCAGATATTTCAATTTTTGGAGTAGTCATAAAGATTTCTTGAATAAGGTCTCCTTATGTTGGAATGAAGAAATTACAGGAACCCCTATGTTTTGTTTAATTTCCAAGTTAAAAAAGCTTAGGGGAGTTTTAACTAAGCTTAATAAGGAGGGAAAGGGGGATGTCTTTGTTAAAGATGCTAAGACTTTTCAGAAGCTGCTGGGGATTCAAGGAAAAATTAATGACTCCCCTGGTAATACTCAATTGATGAATGAGGAAATTAGTTGTAGAGTTGAGTATCATCTT GAACGAGTGATTCAGGTGTTCAATGACTATTATTCAGAGTTATTTGGCTCTGTTTCAAATGGGAGGAAAGCTGTTTTGGATAGGGTGGTCAAAGCTGGGAAGTTAGTCTCTGAACATCAGGCAGATTTTCTGTTGAAGCAGTACACCAAAGAGGAAGTGAAAGATGCTCTTTTTTCCATTCCTGATGAGAAGGCACCAGGTCCTGATGGGTATAGTAGTGCATTTTTTAAACACACTTGGCTTATTACTGGACAGGATGTTATTAAAGCAGTTCTTTCTTTCCTACATTCGGGTAAGCTGATTAAGGAACTCAATACAACCAATATAACCCTTATTCCTAAATCTAGTTGCCCCAAGAATGTTAGTGATTATAGACCAATTTCTTGTTGCAATGTGGTCTATAAAATAGCCACCAAATTGATATGTTCAAGACTTAGAGTGATTTTACCTACAATTATCTCTGATAGTCAAAGTGGTTTCGTTCAAGGCAGGAATATAGCTCATAATATTATGATTTGCCAAGACTTAGTGAAGGGTTATGGGAGGAAAAGTACTAGCTCATCTTGTATGATTAAAATAGACCATCAAAAAGCTCATGACACCTTGGATTGGAATTTTTGCAAGAAATga